From Stigmatopora nigra isolate UIUO_SnigA chromosome 17, RoL_Snig_1.1, whole genome shotgun sequence, a single genomic window includes:
- the ptpa gene encoding serine/threonine-protein phosphatase 2A activator isoform X1 has product MVPDMGKWKQSKAYVDYIGFILTLNESVKGKKLTSEYNISETVEKLLDLLGTLERWINETPPVDQPSRFGNKAFRTWFAQLDQEAEALVSAVLPSDKQAAAPEIAVYLKESVGNSTRIDYGTGHEAAFAAFLCCLCKVGALKVDDQLAIVFKIFNKYLSVMRKLQRTYRMEPAGSQGVWGLDDFQFLPFIWGSSQFVDHPTIEPRHFVDEKVVNEHQQDYMFLECIKFINEMKTGPFAEHSNQLWNISAVPSWSKVNQGLIRMYKAEVRRHISRLTMSCKLSHYFF; this is encoded by the exons ATGGTACCTGACATGGGCAAGTGGAAGCAATCAAAG gcttatgttgactacatagGATTCATTTTGACTCTTAATGAAAGTGTGAAGGGAAAGAAACTAACCTCCGAATATAACATTTCTGAG ACCGTGGAGAAGCTACTAGATCTTTTGGGAACTCTTGAACGATGGATAAATGAGACCCCTCCTGTAGACCAGCCATCTCGCTTTGGTAACAAAGCCTTCAGAACCTGGTTTGCTCAATTAGACCAG GAAGCAGAAGCCTTGGTTTCAGCTGTGCTACCTTCTGACAAACAAGCTGCAGCTCCTGAGATTGCCGTGTACCTTAAAGAGTCTGTTGGGAACTCCACCAGAATAGACTATGGAACAG GTCATGAAGCTGCATTTGCTGCATTCCTCTGCTGCCTCTGTAAGGTCGGCGCTCTTAAAGTAGATGATCAGCTGGCTATAGTTTTCAAGATTTTTAACAA GTATCTCTCAGTGATGAGAAAGCTTCAGAGGACCTACAGAATGGAACCAGCTGGAAGCCAAGGTGTATGGGGCCTTGATGACTTCCAATTTCTACCTTTCATATGGGGAAGTTCACAATTTGTCG ATCACCCCACCATAGAACCTCGGCACTTTGTTGATGAGAAGGTGGTAAATGAACATCAGCAAGACTACATGTTCCTTGAGTGCATCAAGTTCATAAATGAG atgaagaCTGGTCCTTTTGCTGAGCACTCAAACCAGCTGTGGAATATCAGTGCTGTTCCTTCCTGGTCTAAAGTCAACCAGGGTTTGATCCGAATGTACAAGGCGGAGGTAAGACGACACATTTCCAGGCTAACTATGTCCTGCAAACTTTCTCATTACTTTTTCTAA
- the ptpa gene encoding serine/threonine-protein phosphatase 2A activator isoform X2 yields the protein MAESENQSGATPEDDTLEVTASFVVPKKEIAMVPDMGKWKQSKAYVDYIGFILTLNESVKGKKLTSEYNISETVEKLLDLLGTLERWINETPPVDQPSRFGNKAFRTWFAQLDQEAEALVSAVLPSDKQAAAPEIAVYLKESVGNSTRIDYGTGHEAAFAAFLCCLCKVGALKVDDQLAIVFKIFNKYLSVMRKLQRTYRMEPAGSQGVWGLDDFQFLPFIWGSSQFVDHPTIEPRHFVDEKVVNEHQQDYMFLECIKFINEMKTGPFAEHSNQLWNISAVPSWSKVNQGLIRMYKAECLEKFPVIQHFKFGSLLSIQPSKP from the exons ATGGCGGAATCAGAGAATCAGTCAG gagCCACTCCTGAAGATGACACACTTGAGGTCACAGCATCCTTTGTGGTACCCAAGAAAGAAATTGCTATGGTACCTGACATGGGCAAGTGGAAGCAATCAAAG gcttatgttgactacatagGATTCATTTTGACTCTTAATGAAAGTGTGAAGGGAAAGAAACTAACCTCCGAATATAACATTTCTGAG ACCGTGGAGAAGCTACTAGATCTTTTGGGAACTCTTGAACGATGGATAAATGAGACCCCTCCTGTAGACCAGCCATCTCGCTTTGGTAACAAAGCCTTCAGAACCTGGTTTGCTCAATTAGACCAG GAAGCAGAAGCCTTGGTTTCAGCTGTGCTACCTTCTGACAAACAAGCTGCAGCTCCTGAGATTGCCGTGTACCTTAAAGAGTCTGTTGGGAACTCCACCAGAATAGACTATGGAACAG GTCATGAAGCTGCATTTGCTGCATTCCTCTGCTGCCTCTGTAAGGTCGGCGCTCTTAAAGTAGATGATCAGCTGGCTATAGTTTTCAAGATTTTTAACAA GTATCTCTCAGTGATGAGAAAGCTTCAGAGGACCTACAGAATGGAACCAGCTGGAAGCCAAGGTGTATGGGGCCTTGATGACTTCCAATTTCTACCTTTCATATGGGGAAGTTCACAATTTGTCG ATCACCCCACCATAGAACCTCGGCACTTTGTTGATGAGAAGGTGGTAAATGAACATCAGCAAGACTACATGTTCCTTGAGTGCATCAAGTTCATAAATGAG atgaagaCTGGTCCTTTTGCTGAGCACTCAAACCAGCTGTGGAATATCAGTGCTGTTCCTTCCTGGTCTAAAGTCAACCAGGGTTTGATCCGAATGTACAAGGCGGAG tgtttggAGAAGTTTCCAGTAATCCAGCACTTCAAATTTGGCAGCCTGCTGTCAATCCAGCCATCCAAACCTTGA